The Molothrus ater isolate BHLD 08-10-18 breed brown headed cowbird chromosome 18, BPBGC_Mater_1.1, whole genome shotgun sequence genome window below encodes:
- the FAM222A gene encoding LOW QUALITY PROTEIN: protein FAM222A (The sequence of the model RefSeq protein was modified relative to this genomic sequence to represent the inferred CDS: deleted 1 base in 1 codon) → MLACLQRTQNPPAQHLPCPNKALEPRKCETAPMHSPRYPSPAELDAYAQKVANSPLTIKIFPTNIRVPQHKHLNRTVNGYDTTGQRYSPYPLHAGGYQGLLAIVKASGKSVVKNSEGKRTKLSPAQVGVAPYPASSTLAQGPSCAGQLSYHGGQKQLEGPVPPNVTVAASVLPLAGRSLALPPSNLPSIQSIIYQINQQCQAQGAQPGCPAVVAAHPSPAKHGAFGPGYGGTVLPECRKGAELALGSNPAAALGPKAGVYPEGMDYLVWQQKQQQQHLRMYSGGSGGGGALSKSPETCAGASRPYGLGGAADKVSSSPLNCMHGNFAVGQYFAPPWNSILVTPNSDCYNPPELGAGPRELGVPPAEGLPSKTLCNTSILSSSLQSLEYLINDIHPPCIKEQMLGKGYETVSVPRLLDHQHAHIRLPVYR, encoded by the exons ccccccagcccagcacctcccCTGCCCCAACAAGGCGCTGGAGCCACGCAAGT GCGAGACGGCCCCCATGCATTCCCCGCGCTACCCCAGCCCCGCCGAGCTGGACGCCTACGCACAGAAGGTGGCCAACAGCCCGCTGACCATCAAGATCTTCCCCACCAACATCAGGGTCCCCCAGCACAAGCACCTTAACCGGACGGTGAACGGCTACGACACCACGGGGCAGAGGTACAGCCCCTACCCCCTGCACGCCGGCGGCTaccaggggctgctggccaTCGTCAAAGCCTCCGGCAAAAGCGTGGTGAAGAACTCGGAGGGGAAGCGGACTAAGCTCTCGCCCGCCCAGGTGGGCGTCGCTCCCTACCCCGCCTCAAGCACTTTAGCTCAAGGTCCCTCCTGCGCCGGGCAGCTGAGCTACCACGGCGGCCAGAAGCAGCTGGAGGGTCCCGTGCCCCCCAACGTGACGGTGGCGGCCTCGGTGCTGCCGTTggcaggcaggagcctggcGCTGCCGCCCTCCAACCTGCCCTCCATCCAGAGCATCATCTACCAGATCAATCAGCAGTGCCAGGCGcagggtgcccag cctggctgcccgGCTGTCGTGGCCGCCCACCCCAGCCCGGCCAAGCACGGCGCCTTCGGCCCCGGCTACGGCGGCACCGTCCTGCCCGAGTGCCGCAAGGGCGCCGAGCTGGCGCTGGGCTCCAACCCGGCCGCCGCCCTGGGACCCAAGGCGGGCGTTTACCCCGAGGGCATGGACTACCTGGtgtggcagcagaagcagcagcagcagcacctgcgAATGTACAgcgggggcagcggcggcggcggggctcTCAGCAAATCCCCCGAGACGTGCGCGGGCGCCTCGCGGCCCTACGGGCTGGGCGGCGCCGCCGACAAGGTGAGCTCGTCCCCCTTGAACTGCATGCACGGCAACTTTGCGGTGGGGCAGTACTTTGCTCCCCCCTGGAACAGCATCCTGGTGACCCCCAACAGCGACTGTTACAACCCGCCGGAGCTGGGGGCCGGGCCCCGCGAGCTGGGGGTGCCCCCGGCCGAGGGGCTGCCCAGCAAGACCCTCTGCAATACCTccatcctcagcagcagcctccagtcCCTGGAGTATCTCATCAACGACATCCACCCGCCCTGCATCAAGGAGCAGATGCTGGGCAAGGGCTACGAGACCGTGTCTGTGCCAAGGCTCTTGGACCACCAGCACGCCCACATCCGCCTGCCCGTCTACAGATAA